Genomic DNA from Sporosarcina sp. ANT_H38:
CGAAATAACACGATAAGCTTCTGTTACCGTTTCGGGCATATCCGGATAGCTTTCACTGACAATTACGCTATATGTAAGTTCATGTTCATGCAGGACACCCCTGCCTCCAGTCGGACGTCTAACGAAATCGAGTCCAAATCTTTTCACTTCATCCATATTTATTTCCTTTTCTACACTTTGAAAATAACCGATTGATAATGTCGCCGGCTCCCATTCATAAAATCGAAGTACTGGACCGATCTCCCCATTACTATGCCATTCAAGTAATGCTTCATCTAACGCCATATTGAATGAAGCGCGGCATTTCCCTGAATTGATGAAATGCCAAATCTTTTTCCCCATTTGAATTCCCCCTTCACAACGAATATCATTTTAGCATTCCAATTAACAATTAAGCTATCTATTATAATTATACTTATTCCTAATCTCATATCGAAAGACAGCATTGGACCCTTTTGTAAAGGTCCTTTTATACTAGATTAGGTCCTCCCGTGGAGATGACATTCCCTTGTTACTCCATACTTTGTATATTTATAATATCTGCTATCGGTATTTTTTCTGAACCGAACAGGCCGTCGAGCACAATGTATATCCCTTGTATATCAATGTCTTCAACTACCCCCTGATGTTGAATAATTCGTCCGTTAACCCATGTTTTAATAAGCGTTTCACCTACCCTTTTATATGCTGACTCTAACTCTTCTTGGATCAATTGCAAATCCCATTCGTTCAGTTCTGGCCTCGTAATGTAATTATCCCGATCCGTCCATTTTCGCAGCTCGACAACATGCTCTGACAACATCATCGCTGTCCATTTAATATTCCCACGGTCTCGAATCATAGTAACTCTCCTATCCCTTATGACCATCGACTAACTTAGAACGCTTAATAGTAGTTCCGACGTTCACACACTCAAAATCCACGTAGAGCCTTGCCGCTAAGAATAGTATCCATAGTTGAACTGATTCGAATATGTCATTTTTTAATCTCATCTATACAAACGATGTTTCGATTTGGAAATTTACCGTACTCCATCATATAACCAACCGTTCTCTTAATTGATGGGAACGAGTTCAAGGACGCTGTCGATTTGACTACATTAGGTCAAAAATGAGACCTCAACTTCCTGTAGCACCGTGATTCTTCAATTTCTTATTTCGCGTTCTTTTAACAAGTACATTATATCTATCACATAACTTCGTTCCTTCAACTTAATTAATTCGAAACGCACATACGTTCCGCTCTATTCATCCTAGTATAAGGAATGTACGTTCTTATTGCAATGATGAATAACTACTTACCAAAAATTATCAAAAGCCAAATTTTTGATAATAGTTCAAAGAAGGGCAGCTAGATGGCTTTACACCATTTATCTGCCCTTCCACTAATATATATATCTGATATCCTCTATTTTTTATTAAAACTGTCTTCCGCTGAACATGGCTTTTGTTAAGAGGTAGTATTCAAACTGAAATTCCTTTGTAGGATCGTGAATTTATTATTTTGTTAAAAAAATGCGCTACAAAGAGCAAATTAATTTATTTAACTATCACTTTTTTCTAAATAAAGCAGTCCATAATGCAGATATACCAAACGTTTTTTCGGTCTGATTCATATCTTTCATTCTACGTATTTCTAATTCTTCAAAGTCGGAAAAGATAGCTCTCAGCTTGTCTTCTGTAAATCCCAGTCCTCCATTAAGGCTTCGTAGCCTGTAGACTTCCCAATCCGATATATCGGATCCCCCTAACTCTCCTCCTTGTACAAAGCAAGTAATTGCATAGTAGCCGCCTGGTTTTAATGCCTTGTGTATTAAATCTATGTAATCCTTTCTTCTATGAGGAGCTATATGATGAAAACAACCGGAGTCATAGACAATATCATAAGTCCCTTCTTCTATTTGAACATCAAAAATATTATTATGAATAAAGTTTACGTTTACATCTCTTTCCTTTGCTCGTTCAGTTGCCCACCGAATAGATTGTTCTGATAAATCAATCGCATCAACTGTACAACCTTTTTCTGCACAGTAAATCGCATTCCTGCCCGGACCACATCCAAGTTCAAGCACTTTTCCGGAATTCACATCATTATTTTCAAAAAAACCTACTAGGTTCTCATCCGGTTTGTCTACGAAAAAGGGGATTTTTTTCTCTCGATTCGCATAAAATTCATTCCAAAAATCCGTTGGCTCACGCAATAATGAATCTAACATTTCCAATAAATCTTCATGGCTATTTATCGTTTCTTTCAAACTAACCCCTTCTTCCTAATTATAATGATAGCTTAATTGTACTATTAATTCACACTTATACAATAATTATTCCTCCAGGATCACAGTCATAGCTTATATAGCAAAAAAGCCGTTTTCCTCTTCAATCAGGAAAACGGCTCATTTTTACGAGTTATTTTTCACTTTTGCGAATGCTTCCAAAGCACGGTGCCTTGCAAGTGAATGATCAATGATGGGAAGCGGATAAGTTGTCCCAAGTTCGATGCCTGCTTCAAGTAATTTATCAGCGGGCGCTTTCCATGGCTCATGTAAATACTTAGATGACAGGCTTGCGAGTTCAGGAAGCCATTTCCGGATGTACTCTCCGTCAGCATCAAATTTCTTGCTTTGCAGGATCGGATTAAATATTCGGAAATAAGGTGCTGCATCGATACCTGTACCCGCCACCCATTGCCAGCCCATGGCATTGTTCGCGACATCATAATCGACAAGCGTTTCCTTAAACCAGGTAGATCCTTCTGTCCAAGAAATGAGCAAGTGTTTGACTAGAAATGAAGCGACTACCATGCGAACCCGGTTATGCATCGCACCCGTCTCCCATAATTCTCTCATCCCGGCATCGACAAGCGGATAGCCCGTCAAGCCTTTTTGCCACCTCGCAAACTCTTCATCTGATCCCAGCCATGGAAACCCTTTAAACTGTTCACGTAGAGGCGAATGCACCATTGTTGGGAAATGAATAAGTTGATGATACGCGAACTCGCGCCATATTAATTGCCTTAGAAAGGCCTCGACGGATGTATGCATATACTCTTCTGTTTCCTCATCAGTAAGTCTTTTAGCTGCGTGCCAAATTGACCTGACGCTGATATCTCCCCATGCTAAATGAGGCGACAGTAATGACACCGAATCTGCAGATGGGCTATCGCGACCTTCAACGTAGCGACTAAGCCCCTCTTCTGTAAACTGTTGCCATCTTGCAATAGCACCCTTTTCTCCTGGCTCCCAATATGCGTGGAACTTTTCATCCCAGCGAATTGCAGGTAATAAACCAAGCTCATCTATTTGTACAGATAGATGAGCTTGATCATACGCCGCAAACTCATCTGGAATAGGCAGTGGACGTTGGACAGTTTCCTTCATGGTTCTTTTCCAAAATGATGTAAAAACTTTATAAGGATCATTCTTTTGATTCAATAAATCACCCGGCGGAAACAGCAAATTTGACTGAAAAGAACGAACCTCTATCCCATTTTCAGTAAGACGTTTACAAATCGCCTGATCTCTTTTTAAAATTGATGGCTCATACCTTTCACCATAAAAAACTGCATCGGCATTTGTCTGTTCAATAATAGTAGTGAGTTCTTTTAAGCAATTGCCAAGTCTAATTACGAACAATAAGCCCTTCGATTCAAGTTTTTTCTTTAAGGAAAGCAATGAATGATGTAGCCACCAATGTGACGCTTCGCTCGTTGCGTATTCTCGCTCTTCCTCCTCAGACCAGATGAAAACCGGGATTACAATTCCTTGCTGAGCAGCTTCCCATAATGCGGGATTATCATGAATGCGAAGATCTTTCCTGAACCAAACAAGTATTTTCTTCATTGACTAACTGTACTTTTTTCATTTTGCAACGTCAGGACACCATCCGTCATTTTGTAAACTTTGTCGCAGTAATCGACTAGGCGGATATCATGCGTGACGATAATCGTTGTCGTATTTTTATTCTTTGTTTCATTTTTCAGCAGTTCCATTACTTCATAAGCCCGTTCTGAGTCGAGAGAAGCTGTCGGTTCATCGGCCAAAATAATCGATGGATTACTGTAAAGTGCCTTGGCAATTGCTACTCGTTGACGTTCACCGCCAGACAAATCTGAAGGATATTTAGTACGTAATTCACCAATACCCAAGTCGTCATACAGCTCTTCCAGTTGATTTTTGTTCATATTGCCCTTTTTCACTTGGTCCAATAGTTTCAACTGATTGGCGACCGTTAAGAACGGAACCAGATTCGATGCCTGTAAAATGAAACCAATTTCCTTCAGTCGGATTTTCGAGCGTTCCTTTTCATCTAACTTCCCTAAACTCTTATCATTGATGATGACATCGCCTGAAGTAGGCGAGAGAAGCCCACCCACAATCGTCAGAAATGTGCTTTTTCCAGAACCCGACGGACCGATGATCGCAATCAGTTCGCCCCTATCTGCAGTGAAGTCTGTTGCCTTCATAGCTTCTACTTGTTTATGGCCGCTGCCAAATGTTTTTTTCACTTGGTTTAATTGTAAAACTGCCATCCTTTACCCTCCTATCGCTTTCAATGGATCGATTCGTACAATTGTTAGAACTGAAAACACTGCACCCATGATCGCAACGACAATCAGAACCAACCCGTAAATGAGCATCGTAATAAGGTCGAATGCTACAGGTACCGCGCTCGGTAAAAATGCACCTGTGAGTAATGCCAATCCGAAACCAACAGCAACACCAATCGCCGCCAATAGGAATGTCTGTGCAATGACGGAACGGGATAAATAGCCGTTAGAGATACCTTGTGCTTTCATGACGCCAAACATACTTATTTTCTGGACTGTCAATACGTATAGGAAGATGGCTACGATGACCGCCGAAATCCCAAACAAGAAATAAATCATGAAGTTCAACGTCAAACTCTGTTCTGTGTATCCAGGTAAACTGCGGATGAATGTTTCAATTTCAATTGATTCCAGTGAATCATTTTGAGAGATAGCAGAAGTGTCATCAGTACGAACGACTACTCCATTTATACTTTCTTTGTTTGCCTCCGCCGCTTCACCGAATTTCACGCGTTGGAAAGTGGCAAGATCACCGTATAGAACTGGAGCTGCATTAAATCGTGCTTTGTCTGTGAAGCCTACAATGGTTAAGACTTCATCGGAAGAAGATAAACGCAGTTCATCGCCTATCTCAAATCCCTCTTCTTTTAATGCATCACTTGCAATGACTTCGTTATCATTTGAAAACACATCGCCTTCTGTGACTTTAGGCATTATGAATTCGTCTTTGTTTATCCCAAAAATAGAGACATTACTCTTCTGATCACCAGTACCTGCGACGGCATTAATTTGACCGATTACAGCCATTTCTTTTGCATCGATATCATTTACCTTGTCAAGCGTTATCGAGGATTGAGACATGCTCTTATCGGATTCTTCGGTTAAAACGATAGACGTAGCTTCCCACTTATCCACTGATTCTCGATTCATATTTTGCAAACCATTTGCAAGACCTGATAGGAAGAATACTAAATACGAGACCAACATTAGTACACCTATGATCAATGTGAAGCGCAACTTATTCTTCTTAATTTCATTCCAAGCTAAAAACATGTTTTCACATCCCTTTCATAATCATTTTACCTTATAATTGCAATGCCGTTTGATGAAGATTTTCTGCAGTCGTTGCTACTTTCTTCGTATCATTGCCGATTACTTTTATCACCTGTACTAATTCTGTTACATCTATTTCTACACGATTAATATGATGATCATTTTCTACAATAGAATGAAGGATTTTCTTAAACTTTTCCTGTGTTTGAATTGAGCCATCCAATCCGAGTGCCACACTCTCTTTGACTTCGGTAATCGTATTCACGGCCTGATTTGTCAATTCAGTGGATACTTTGACCAACCCCGTAATCTGCTCGACCGACCGTTTAGATTGTTCCGCCAACTTCCGCACTTCTTGGGCGACCACCGCAAACCCTTTTCCAGAATCCCCCGCACGTGCAGCCTCAATCGATGCATTTAGTGCCAACAAGTTGGTTTGTTCAGCAATACTTTTCACCATTTCAATAATGTTAGTAATTTGGATCGAGGATACCTTTAACTGATTAACGATTTCCGCCATATCTTCTGTACCTCCGGCAATAAACTTCATTTGAGATTCTAAATGAAGTACCATTGCATTCCCGGCTGACGCATCCGATTGAATTTGTCTAACACTCTGCACGTTGGAATGGATGCTCTCGCTAATTGCGCTTGCGTTTACATCCACTTGCCCAATGGAAGTACTCGTCTCTTCCGTTAACTCAGCAAGGTCTTCACTAATAGAATAGATTTGATTTTTCAAATCACTCTTGACAATCTCGTACTGGGCTTCCCTTAATCTCACATTTTCCTTCTCGTATTCCTCTAAAACAATCTGCATTTCAAAATTAATTAGTCTCGAAACGATTAACATTGCTTTTTCCCGTTGATCAGTTGCTTTTATACCTGTTGTTACCAATCGGATTATCACCTCTTGGATTTGCTGAAATGCACCCATATACCATTTTGGCGCTAATCCAATTTTAAAATGCATTTGCGCTATTTTCATTTTTTTCTGAATGGATTCTTCGTCCATTTTCCCATCGAACATTCCAATAATATAGGTACTTATCAATTGCTTCAAGCGGTCTACCTTCGTTCGCTCATCAATAATTAGTCGAAGTGAAGGGACGGCTAATACTTTTTCATAAAAGACGGATACAATCTCATCGATTCCTTCTTTTATAAAGGGCTGAAATGATTTTACAATGGCTAAGTCCTGCGTAGTAAATCCAATCAGTTTCATCTGTTTTTCTAACTCCGGATATGTATGCAAATCTATCTTTGGTATGTATTGAGATGCTTCAGCTTGCTCAGACTGAGTTGCTACTTCAACACTACGATTTCTCCATTTAAATAATTGATTCATAACTGATTCCCCCGTTCATATCTATTAAAACTTTATCTTGTCTTATCTCTATTATTAGCAGAATGATAATCGTTCGTCAAATGTTTGTATACACTTCAGCTAAAAAGATTATACAAATATGTATAATTGTAATATAGTAGATACCTACAGACGTAATTATCAGTAAATTAGGAGGAATTTCATGAATCAGTGCAAAGCCTGTATTCCCACCATATTGTTTTATAAAATCCTTATTTCCGGAGAAGAAAATTTGTCTCACCTACCTCAATTACAATCTTATCTCGAAAGTAACGGCTTATTGGTAAACTCTCGGGATAATATCATTGTCGTAAAAGAAGCTGCAGTTGCGGGGCTGTATGATTATTTTAGCGACATAATGGAAGTAGATAAAATTTCATTCAAAGTAGATGGTAGTGTTTGGAGACCCATTCACGAGGTCGTTGAAATGCTAGAATTCCAATGGATTGATAAGGTCATACTCGAAAAAAACATTACATTCCATATTCAACCAATCGTTACTGGGAATGAGCAGATCTTCGCCTACGAAATGCTGGCCCGATTTCAGGATGTTACAGGAAACTCTGTGGCTCCTTATCAGGTTTTTACGGCAGCAAAAAAAAGAAACAGAACCTATGCCCTGGACCGCGCTTGCCGTATGTCCGCAGTTAAAACCGCAGCAACTATTAACCAAAAAGTATTCATCAATTTCATCCCGACTTCAATCTACTCGCCTGAACATTGTTTAAGAACAACAGTTCAACTTGCAAATCAGTTAGGAATACCATTTTCTAGACTAGTATTTGAAGTAGTTGAGACAGAAACTGTTGCAGATATCGAGCACCTGAAAAAAATATTAACGTATTACAGGAAAAGAGGTTTACAATACGCTCTCGATGATGTGGGAGAGGGCTTTAGTACAATCGAAGTCTTGGAACAGTTAATGCCAAATTATATGAAGCTGGATATGAAGTTTGTACAAGGTGTATCTACAGACCTTATTAAACAGCAAGCTGCTAAGAAGTTCTTATTAGCAGCTTTACAAGTTGGTGCCATTCCCCTAGCTGAAGGAATAGAAGAAAGAGTTGATTTCGAGTGGCTAAAAGAAATTGGCTACGAGTTATTCCAAGGATATTTATTTGGAAAACCTGCCCCCATCCCTTCAGATCTAAATGCATTGTAGAATGAATTACCCGCGACTGTTGATTAGACATTTTCTTACATACAATACTTGTAAGAAAATCGGAAAAATTTTTCATAGCGATCGTAAGTGCCAAAAATAGAATTTCGTGCACACTTTCACGTTGTACAAAGCGTTCTTTACTTACTTTTAACAAATTCCATACTTGTCATCATGAGATACTTTATATAAAATGACACTTCAACGGGGATCCCCCACTATAACTAGTTACGACTTTGAATTTATTGTTTAAAATTTGCCCCGAAAGCTTTGGCACTTTGTGTACTCACGCCTTCGGAGAGCAAAGGATAAACAATCAGCTTACGATTATCAAAAAAATGTATAGGGATAATAGTTTAGGAATCGTTTAATCCAAAACGATCAAAAACACTAGGAGACAGAATGCCTAGTGTTTGATGGCAAGAATAAGTAGTTATTTACTGGTTGTTTTTGGCAAATGAACAGATGTGTACAATAATAGCTACAGGACATCGTTGTATAATGTTACACTTACAACATTGTACAACTCATGAAATATCCTTATACTTGCACAAGAGCTTACAATTTGTCGAAAGGATGAACTTCATGACTCTAACTGATATAAATGGCATGTATTATATTCAACAGGTCTCGGCTATGACCGGATTATCAAAACAAGTCATCCGCAAATGGGAAGAACGTTATGAACTTGTAAATCCTAAGCGATTAGAAAACGGCTATCGGATCTATAGTGAAAAGGATATTAACGCACTGCTCAGCGTTAAAATACTTTCTGAGCAAGGACAGGCTGTTAAACAGGCCGTTGATCTTGTGAAGGAAAGAAGTGCAGCGGGAATTGATACTCCTAAACC
This window encodes:
- a CDS encoding YolD-like family protein, translated to MIRDRGNIKWTAMMLSEHVVELRKWTDRDNYITRPELNEWDLQLIQEELESAYKRVGETLIKTWVNGRIIQHQGVVEDIDIQGIYIVLDGLFGSEKIPIADIINIQSME
- a CDS encoding class I SAM-dependent methyltransferase translates to MKETINSHEDLLEMLDSLLREPTDFWNEFYANREKKIPFFVDKPDENLVGFFENNDVNSGKVLELGCGPGRNAIYCAEKGCTVDAIDLSEQSIRWATERAKERDVNVNFIHNNIFDVQIEEGTYDIVYDSGCFHHIAPHRRKDYIDLIHKALKPGGYYAITCFVQGGELGGSDISDWEVYRLRSLNGGLGFTEDKLRAIFSDFEELEIRRMKDMNQTEKTFGISALWTALFRKK
- a CDS encoding deoxyribodipyrimidine photo-lyase, which produces MKKILVWFRKDLRIHDNPALWEAAQQGIVIPVFIWSEEEEREYATSEASHWWLHHSLLSLKKKLESKGLLFVIRLGNCLKELTTIIEQTNADAVFYGERYEPSILKRDQAICKRLTENGIEVRSFQSNLLFPPGDLLNQKNDPYKVFTSFWKRTMKETVQRPLPIPDEFAAYDQAHLSVQIDELGLLPAIRWDEKFHAYWEPGEKGAIARWQQFTEEGLSRYVEGRDSPSADSVSLLSPHLAWGDISVRSIWHAAKRLTDEETEEYMHTSVEAFLRQLIWREFAYHQLIHFPTMVHSPLREQFKGFPWLGSDEEFARWQKGLTGYPLVDAGMRELWETGAMHNRVRMVVASFLVKHLLISWTEGSTWFKETLVDYDVANNAMGWQWVAGTGIDAAPYFRIFNPILQSKKFDADGEYIRKWLPELASLSSKYLHEPWKAPADKLLEAGIELGTTYPLPIIDHSLARHRALEAFAKVKNNS
- a CDS encoding ABC transporter ATP-binding protein — protein: MAVLQLNQVKKTFGSGHKQVEAMKATDFTADRGELIAIIGPSGSGKSTFLTIVGGLLSPTSGDVIINDKSLGKLDEKERSKIRLKEIGFILQASNLVPFLTVANQLKLLDQVKKGNMNKNQLEELYDDLGIGELRTKYPSDLSGGERQRVAIAKALYSNPSIILADEPTASLDSERAYEVMELLKNETKNKNTTTIIVTHDIRLVDYCDKVYKMTDGVLTLQNEKSTVSQ
- a CDS encoding ABC transporter permease, whose protein sequence is MFLAWNEIKKNKLRFTLIIGVLMLVSYLVFFLSGLANGLQNMNRESVDKWEATSIVLTEESDKSMSQSSITLDKVNDIDAKEMAVIGQINAVAGTGDQKSNVSIFGINKDEFIMPKVTEGDVFSNDNEVIASDALKEEGFEIGDELRLSSSDEVLTIVGFTDKARFNAAPVLYGDLATFQRVKFGEAAEANKESINGVVVRTDDTSAISQNDSLESIEIETFIRSLPGYTEQSLTLNFMIYFLFGISAVIVAIFLYVLTVQKISMFGVMKAQGISNGYLSRSVIAQTFLLAAIGVAVGFGLALLTGAFLPSAVPVAFDLITMLIYGLVLIVVAIMGAVFSVLTIVRIDPLKAIGG
- a CDS encoding globin-coupled sensor protein, with protein sequence MNQLFKWRNRSVEVATQSEQAEASQYIPKIDLHTYPELEKQMKLIGFTTQDLAIVKSFQPFIKEGIDEIVSVFYEKVLAVPSLRLIIDERTKVDRLKQLISTYIIGMFDGKMDEESIQKKMKIAQMHFKIGLAPKWYMGAFQQIQEVIIRLVTTGIKATDQREKAMLIVSRLINFEMQIVLEEYEKENVRLREAQYEIVKSDLKNQIYSISEDLAELTEETSTSIGQVDVNASAISESIHSNVQSVRQIQSDASAGNAMVLHLESQMKFIAGGTEDMAEIVNQLKVSSIQITNIIEMVKSIAEQTNLLALNASIEAARAGDSGKGFAVVAQEVRKLAEQSKRSVEQITGLVKVSTELTNQAVNTITEVKESVALGLDGSIQTQEKFKKILHSIVENDHHINRVEIDVTELVQVIKVIGNDTKKVATTAENLHQTALQL
- a CDS encoding EAL domain-containing protein, giving the protein MNQCKACIPTILFYKILISGEENLSHLPQLQSYLESNGLLVNSRDNIIVVKEAAVAGLYDYFSDIMEVDKISFKVDGSVWRPIHEVVEMLEFQWIDKVILEKNITFHIQPIVTGNEQIFAYEMLARFQDVTGNSVAPYQVFTAAKKRNRTYALDRACRMSAVKTAATINQKVFINFIPTSIYSPEHCLRTTVQLANQLGIPFSRLVFEVVETETVADIEHLKKILTYYRKRGLQYALDDVGEGFSTIEVLEQLMPNYMKLDMKFVQGVSTDLIKQQAAKKFLLAALQVGAIPLAEGIEERVDFEWLKEIGYELFQGYLFGKPAPIPSDLNAL